A stretch of the Panicum virgatum strain AP13 chromosome 9N, P.virgatum_v5, whole genome shotgun sequence genome encodes the following:
- the LOC120692318 gene encoding putative protein TPRXL isoform X2: MDPSNISVTPDSGGSGSDDNGGSSMHTSSCRRRLMSSLPTGTQLATADGRGSGSSSSSSSSASPDLESHSLLIVSPVCSPAATDDDVLIMDGALVDNGPGSPSSTRRSISFIDNNGPSNRRSVSVNNLVLVSSVSQGAISVGSSGGSGGRRSGSSGQIPHREEPCVTQAQRNRHSEWDPITAAGNIREPVSPTSTRGRSSSTPSTTTEGRTSSTPSTSSTNRPSPSTSHATTGSGWLEPRTTPMLHPWWPSIQRNSTEGCSTSEGTRHLGSTSPTQMAPRCSCCSGRRRCHSRRGDPGSSLCRRPELPVMQPPLPPAPERAQTLPQPPAMEHPEMPPPPPQKPSAQTFRWPLTAEEAAAIEAVLYQPSARKRLPVFKEIRPDDDANQAPPPPAPPCP, translated from the exons ATGGACCCTAGCAACATCTCAGTCACCCCCGACAGCGGTGGCAGCGGCAGCGACGACAACGGGGGCAGCTCGATGCACACATcatcgtgccgccgccgcctcatgtCGTCCTTGCCTACGGGCACTCAACTCGCTACTGCTGATGGGAGGGGTTCCGGGTCATCCTCCTCATCGTCGTCCTCCGCGAGCCCTGACCTCGAGTCCCACAGCCTCCTCATAGTCTCCCCGGTGTGCTCGCCAGCCGCGACGGACGACGATGTGCTCATCATGGATGGCGCGCTTGTTGACAACGGACCCGGCTCCCCCTCCAGCACCAGGCGCTCCATCTCCTTCATTGACAACAATGGGCCCAGCAACAGGCGCTCCGTCTCCGTCAACAACCTCGTCCTGGTCTCTTCCGTCTCTCAGGGTGCCATCAGCGTCGGGAGCAGCGGTGGAAGCGGCGGCAGGCGCAGCGGCTCCAGTGGTCAG ATTCCCCATAGGGAGGAACCTTGTGTGACGCAAGCCCAGAGGAACAGACATTCTGAG TGGGATCCCATCACCGCCGCTGGCAACATCAGGGAGCCGGTCTCTCCAACATCTACCAGGGGCAGGAGTTCTTCAACCCCTTCAACAACAACAGAGGGCAGGACTTCATCAACCCCTTCAACATCCAGCACGAACCGGCCTTCCCCATCGACTTCCCATGCTACTACAGGCAGTGGCTGGCTGGAGCCCCGCACTACACCTATGCTCCATCCATGGTGGCCATCCATTCAGCGGAACTCTACAGAGGGGTGTTCTACATCAGAAGGCACCCGCCATTTGGGCTCAACATCACCCACCCAGATGGCACCCCGCTGTAGTTGCTGCAGCGGCCGCCGACGCTGCCACAGCCGCCGAGGGGATCCAGGGTCGTCATTGTGCCGCCGCCCTGAGCTACCCGTGAtgcagccgccgctgccgccggcaccaGAGCGGGCTCAGACACTGCCGCAGCCGCCGGCAATGGAGCATCCCGAgatgccgccgccaccaccacagaAGCCGTCTGCACAGACGTTCCGCTGGCCCCTGAccgcggaggaggccgccgccataGAAGCCGTGCTGTACCAGCCGAGCGCCAGGAAAAGGCTACCCGTATTCAAGGAGATCCGCCCCGACGACGACGCAAACcaagcccctcctcctcctgctccaccGTGCCCGTGA
- the LOC120692318 gene encoding putative protein TPRXL isoform X1: MVKTDYRDLYGLPLSHDVLHRSPSSPSDVVDSSKNDAGMDPSNISVTPDSGGSGSDDNGGSSMHTSSCRRRLMSSLPTGTQLATADGRGSGSSSSSSSSASPDLESHSLLIVSPVCSPAATDDDVLIMDGALVDNGPGSPSSTRRSISFIDNNGPSNRRSVSVNNLVLVSSVSQGAISVGSSGGSGGRRSGSSGQIPHREEPCVTQAQRNRHSEWDPITAAGNIREPVSPTSTRGRSSSTPSTTTEGRTSSTPSTSSTNRPSPSTSHATTGSGWLEPRTTPMLHPWWPSIQRNSTEGCSTSEGTRHLGSTSPTQMAPRCSCCSGRRRCHSRRGDPGSSLCRRPELPVMQPPLPPAPERAQTLPQPPAMEHPEMPPPPPQKPSAQTFRWPLTAEEAAAIEAVLYQPSARKRLPVFKEIRPDDDANQAPPPPAPPCP, encoded by the exons ATGGTGAAGACGGACTACAGAGATCTCTACGGATTGCCCCTGTCGCATGATGTCCTGCACCGATCTCCATCTTCGCCAAGTGATGTGGTCGATTCATCGAAGAATG ATGCAGGGATGGACCCTAGCAACATCTCAGTCACCCCCGACAGCGGTGGCAGCGGCAGCGACGACAACGGGGGCAGCTCGATGCACACATcatcgtgccgccgccgcctcatgtCGTCCTTGCCTACGGGCACTCAACTCGCTACTGCTGATGGGAGGGGTTCCGGGTCATCCTCCTCATCGTCGTCCTCCGCGAGCCCTGACCTCGAGTCCCACAGCCTCCTCATAGTCTCCCCGGTGTGCTCGCCAGCCGCGACGGACGACGATGTGCTCATCATGGATGGCGCGCTTGTTGACAACGGACCCGGCTCCCCCTCCAGCACCAGGCGCTCCATCTCCTTCATTGACAACAATGGGCCCAGCAACAGGCGCTCCGTCTCCGTCAACAACCTCGTCCTGGTCTCTTCCGTCTCTCAGGGTGCCATCAGCGTCGGGAGCAGCGGTGGAAGCGGCGGCAGGCGCAGCGGCTCCAGTGGTCAG ATTCCCCATAGGGAGGAACCTTGTGTGACGCAAGCCCAGAGGAACAGACATTCTGAG TGGGATCCCATCACCGCCGCTGGCAACATCAGGGAGCCGGTCTCTCCAACATCTACCAGGGGCAGGAGTTCTTCAACCCCTTCAACAACAACAGAGGGCAGGACTTCATCAACCCCTTCAACATCCAGCACGAACCGGCCTTCCCCATCGACTTCCCATGCTACTACAGGCAGTGGCTGGCTGGAGCCCCGCACTACACCTATGCTCCATCCATGGTGGCCATCCATTCAGCGGAACTCTACAGAGGGGTGTTCTACATCAGAAGGCACCCGCCATTTGGGCTCAACATCACCCACCCAGATGGCACCCCGCTGTAGTTGCTGCAGCGGCCGCCGACGCTGCCACAGCCGCCGAGGGGATCCAGGGTCGTCATTGTGCCGCCGCCCTGAGCTACCCGTGAtgcagccgccgctgccgccggcaccaGAGCGGGCTCAGACACTGCCGCAGCCGCCGGCAATGGAGCATCCCGAgatgccgccgccaccaccacagaAGCCGTCTGCACAGACGTTCCGCTGGCCCCTGAccgcggaggaggccgccgccataGAAGCCGTGCTGTACCAGCCGAGCGCCAGGAAAAGGCTACCCGTATTCAAGGAGATCCGCCCCGACGACGACGCAAACcaagcccctcctcctcctgctccaccGTGCCCGTGA